Below is a genomic region from Scomber scombrus chromosome 3, fScoSco1.1, whole genome shotgun sequence.
TGGTttctaaggtggttcctaaggtggttgctatgtggtttctaaggtggttgctaggtggttcctaaggtggttcctaaggtggttgctaaggtggttgctaggtggtttctaaggtggttgctaggtggtttgctaggtggttcctaaggtggttgctaattGGTTGctaggtggttcctaaggtggttgctaggtggttgctaaggtggttgctaggtGGTTTCTAAGGTGGTTTGCTAGGTGGtttctaaggtggttgctaaggtggtttctaaggtggttgctaaggtggtttttctaggtggttcctaaggtggtttttctaggtggttcctaaggtggttttGTAGGTGGTTGCTAGGTGGTTGCTAGGTGGTTTTCTacggtggttgctaaggtggtttttctaggtggttcctaaggtggttttTCTAGGTGGTTCCTACGGTGGTTTTTCTAGGTGGTTGCTAGGTAGTTTGctaggtggttcctaaggtggttgctaattGGTTGctaggtggttcctaaggtggttgctaggtggttgctaaggtggttgctaggtGGTTTCTAAGGTGGTTTGCTAGGTGGtttctaaggtggttgctaaggtggtttctaaggtggttgctaaggtgggtTTTTctaggtggttcctaaggtggtttttctaggtggttcctaaggtggttttTTAGGTGGTTGCTAGGTGGTTGCTAGGTGGTTTCTacggtggttgctaaggtggtttttctaggtggttcctaaggtggttttTCTAGGTGGTTCCTACGGTGGTTTTTCTAGGTGGTTGCTAGGTAGtttgctaaggtggttcctaaggtggtttctaaagtggttgctaaggtggttgctaggtggttgctaagggttagggtgtagagctggagatgtgaagaataTGTGTCCTCTccaatatttaacatatttgatTGTGTTGTTGCTGTTCTGGTTTGAGAGTCTTGGTGTTGGTATCttgatgtttatgttttaaatgtttcatcagCTGGCAACCAGCTGCAGACTCACAGAGACTGATTCATGATTTTTCtgctaaataaacaaatgaaaggaGGATGAAGTGACGGCAGAGAAACAGACTCACTAAAATGAACGAGTGTAATCAGAGTCTGAACAATCAGTGCAGATGTTTGATGTCGACACAGATGTGAGAAGCAAACACGCGGCAGGTGGCCGACGACTGCAGCGACGagtcagaggaagagagaagcagttatatatatatatatatataactgctgTGGATCCTCAACTCttctttttatctatttttaccTCGAGaaggttttttattatttttatatattattctgTTCTAGAGAGAAACCGTAAATGTAAACTTACACTGATTTCATGTAAAACTTAATGTGTCTCTTTGCTGATCCTTCACTTCACTACAAGATAAAACAAGTGAAGCTCGAGTCCATCCAGCGTCTGCATCAGAATAATTATGCAAACCAGCACATTCACATATTTATACACAGAGGACAGAAACAGTATTTCTCTACGTTTAAACAGCCACAGAAGGAACAGGTGATTTCCTCATTaatgaatataaacaaacacaaaccagcAGCTCAGACGTCTGCAGACTgaaaccccacacacacacacacacacacacacacacacacacacacacacacacacacacacacacacacacacacacacacacacacacacacacagacacacacactcatcttaCCAACATTTATCATTGAGCCTCATTCAGATCTTCTACTCAGTGAGCTGTGAATCATTTAGGAATTTATTCAGATTTGGAGACTTATAGTagttttgattgacaggtgtgattgacaggtgtgattgacaggtgtgattgacaggtgtgattgacaggtggctGATTGACTCACACTGAGTCAGACTCTGGTTATAAAGCTGCCGTCAGCACAGTTGAAAGGTTCTGATGCTGCGACTCAAACATGACGTCACTCCTCTTTACATCAGTGTGTAGAGCAGCTGTGGTCATTAACCATCAGATTAAACTACATGTGTGATCTTTATCATGATTCATCTGCTGACTGgtaagatatttcagtcagaaCTGAAAAATgccagaaagagaaagaagaaaaacagaaaagatgagAGACGGAGAgcgaagagaaaagagaagaaaagaagaaagaacagacgTTCGTGACTCTTGTGTGCATTTCTCTCTCCGGCCAATCAAAATTCCCTCTCGAGCCCCCTATAATACATCTCCTGTGGtaacatcagagagagagagagagagagacagagagagagagagagagagagagagagagagagagagagagagagagagagagagagagagagagcgatgtGGCCATGAAAACAAGAAAGTGTGTAATAGCTTGAagcagaaatagaaagagagagactccTTGAAAAGAGAAGAACAGGAGGAGAGGGTTTGAGATGGGCGAGGATGCTGAGgggagatagacagagagactgagagagagagagagagactgacagagagagagagagacatagagagagagagagagagagagagagagagaggagagagagacagagacagagagagagagagagagagagagagagagacagagagagagagagagagagagagagagagagagaaaggagggttTGTTAAAGTAGAGTGGAGGAGCTGGGAAAACACCAGAAGCAGCCGACGCAGCTCAGAGCGAAGAAACAACGGGAAGCAGAGACtgaatccacacacacacacacgtggaaacacacacacacacacacacacacacacacacacacacacacacacacacacacacacacacacacacacacacacatctgcagcaGGACCAGCTCCAACTTTGTGATGGAGCTTAAAGACAGCGAGCAGCtggatgtttgatgtttgtgaTTTCACTCTGAGCTGCGTCTCTTCCTCCccactgctgacacacactAGAGAACCCTTCAGTGTGTGTNNNNNNNNNNNNNNNNNNNNNNNNNNNNNNNNNNNNNNNNNNNNNNNNNNNNNNNNNNNNNNNNNNNNNNNNNNNNNNNNNNNNNNNNNNNNNNNNNNNNNNNNNNNNNNNNNNNNNNNNNNNNNNNNNNNNNNNNNNNNNNNNNNNNNNNNNNNNNNNNNNNNNNNNNNNNNNNNNNNNNNNNNNNNNNNNNNNNNNNNAAAGGAGGGTTTGTTAAAGTAGAGTGGAGGAGCTGGGAAAACACCAGAAGCAGCCGACGCAGCTCAGAGCGAAGAAACAACGGAAGCAGAGACtgaatccacacacacacacgtggaaacacacacacacacacacacacacacacacacacacacacacacacacacatctgcagcaGGACCAGCTCCAACTTTGTGATGGAGCTTAAAGACAGCGGAGCAGCtggatgtttgatgtttgtgaTTTCACTCTGAGCTGCGTCTCTTCCTCccactgctgacacacactgaaggaggagaaggagaggaggaagaggaggagaggagaggaggaagaacaggCTCAGCTCTGCACACATGAGCCGGAGcagagctgagtgtgtgtgtgtgtgtgtgtgtgtctgtgtgtgtgtgtgagagctgcaaaCAGTCAGGATGCTGAAATCTGATCggagagaaaacacaagctGAAAACAACGAGATGCAGCGACGGAGAGCAGCGAGCGAGGGagcgagaggaggagaggagaagagaggagaggagaagagaggaggagaggagaagagaggaggagaggagaagagaggagaggagaagagaggagaggagcacgCATGAAGCTTCTGTTTCTAACCAGGAATAAAAAGGAGGATTAGTTGTTTGTTGGAGCTGCTGATGGATAAACATGCAGGAAACTAAGCTGAGTGAGTTAcaactgatcagctgatcaacttttcaccttcatcatctttaAACTTGTTAGCTTTGAGCTGCAACTGCTGGACGAGCAGCAGGAATGTTTGTTGACACAGGAACACCTGCAGCTGGCAGCAGGACTCAGACTCTCTGAGCTCTGAGCGGCTCAAACAACACGAGaacaagaaggaaaacaaaCGCCAAACGTCTCCAGACgataaaacatgagaaacatCGTAGAGACGAGTCGGTTCTGAGACAGATGATGAAGCAGCCAGCTGGAGGCTTCATGCCGTCTGTTGggagcttttcttttcttcatggTGTGGTGGCACCGCCGGCCCCCGCAGCCCCGACCCGctgcctcctgctgctgctcgtcTGTCTGCAGCTGGGCCGAGTCCAGGCCGGGGGCCCCGTCCAGACCGGGAGCCCCGTCCAGGCCGGGGGCCCCGTCCAGACCCGGGAGCCCCGTCCAGACCGGGGGGCCCCGTCCAGGCCGGGGGCCCCGTCCAGACCGGGAGCCCCCGTCCAGGCCGGGGGCCGAGTCCAGGCCGGGGGCTCCGTCCAGACCGGGGGCCACGTCCAGGCCGGGGGTCCCGTCCAGACCGGGGGCCCTGTCCAGACCGCCGGGGGCCCCGTCCAGGCCAGGATCCCCCCCTGTCTGGTTGCCTCTGACATCTTCAGCTGCACGGCGGCGGGCCTGCAGCGGGTCCCGGTTCAGATCCCGGTCTCTTCCGTCACTCTGGACCTCAGCTACAACCAGCTGGTGCGGCTGGAGGGGGGCGACTTCACCGGACTCTCTCGGTTGGAGACGTTACGCTTGGCTCACAACCAGCTGACCTCCGTCCAGCCGGGGGCCTTTAGAAACGCCTCCGGAGCCCTGCTCAAACACCTGGACCTGTCGTCCAATCAGCTTCATGTTCTGGAGCAGCATTACTTCCTGGAGCTGCCGGGAttggaggagctgctgctgttcaacAACCGCATCGTCCACGTGGAGAGCAGAGTGGTGTCGGGGCTGGGGGGGCTCCGCAGGGCCTACTTCAGCCACAACCGCCTCACTGACTTCCCCTCTTCACCATCCAGCAGCAGACTCACCCTCACCTGTGCATGCTGGACCTGTCCCTCCAACCGGCTGCCCAAACTGCCCCTGGATGACATCACCAACCTGCCCATCACGGTGCAGAAGGGTCTGTACCTGCACAACAACTCTCTGGTGTGCGAGTGCTCCATGTTCGCTCTGTTTCGGTTCTGGGAGCAGCGCGGCTTCTCCTCCGTCAGAGACTTCAGAGCGGAGCACACCTGCCTGCTGTTCGGCATCCAGAGAGGAACCGTTCGCTTCTTCCAGCACGAGCGAGTCTTTGAGAAGTGTGACGTGTCGTCGCTGCGTGGGGCGCAGGAGAGCAGCGTGTCGGTGAGAGCGGGGCAGACGCTGCTGCTCCACTGCGTCACCGTGCTCGCCGGGCGCCACCTCACCTTCCTCTGGGTGGCGCCCAATCAGGAGTACGTGGCGCCGCCGGGGAACAACGGATCGCTGAAGATGTTCTCCAACGGCAGCTTGGAGATCGTGGCGGCGCGCGCAGAGGATTCTGGGATCTACTGGTGCATGGcgctggactccaagctgcagCGCAACGAGACGCAGGAAGTGAACGTGACGGTGCTGCTGCATGCCGACGACGACGCTCACAGAGCAGTTCAACACCGGCTTCACCACCCT
It encodes:
- the LOC133978167 gene encoding LOW QUALITY PROTEIN: amphoterin-induced protein 3-like (The sequence of the model RefSeq protein was modified relative to this genomic sequence to represent the inferred CDS: inserted 1 base in 1 codon; deleted 3 bases in 3 codons) translates to MPSVGSFSFLHGVVAPPAPAAPTRCLLLLLVCLQLGRVQAGGPVQTGSPVQAGGPVQTREPRPDRGAPSRPGAPSRPGAPVQAGGRVQAGGSVQTGGHVQAGGPVQTGGPVQTAGGPVQARIPPCLVASDIFSCTAAGLQRVPVQIPVSSVTLDLSYNQLVRLEGGDFTGLSRLETLRLAHNQLTSVQPGAFRNASGALLKHLDLSSNQLHVLEQHYFLELPGLEELLLFNNRIVHVESRVVSGLGGLRRAYFSHNRLTDFPXFTIQQQTHPHLCMLDLSSNRLPKLPLDDITNLPITVQKGLYLHNNSLVCECSMFALFRFWEQRGFSSVRDFRAEHTCLLFGIQRGTVRFFQHERVFEKCDVSSLRGAQESSVSVRAGQTLLLHCVTVLAGRHLTFLWVAPNQEYVAPPGNNGSLKMFSNGSLEIVAARAEDSGIYWCMALDSKLQRNETQEVNVTVLLHADDDLTEQFNTGFTTLLGCVVSLLLVLMYLYLTPCRCPLAPRAAPPTPATPIQGNEAGAGSGQSSILTPTPPATTEGPGRKVSTNKHVVFLEPIREQQNGRLGAGPGGGHLGLLLGPVQHPKLRRAGETDLHRVRVLRHAHHVAVATGHRPATPSPVTHLLTSPAPAHT